Proteins from a genomic interval of Rosa chinensis cultivar Old Blush chromosome 2, RchiOBHm-V2, whole genome shotgun sequence:
- the LOC112189014 gene encoding L-type lectin-domain containing receptor kinase IX.1 encodes MNDLKFEGDAFPSSGVIQLTKNQADGPLTSSTGRASYALPVRLWDASTGRLTDFTTHFSFVMNALNNKYFGDGISFFIAPFESQIPSNSSGGLLALVSYDTAFDASRNKFVAVEFDSNNNTWDPIGDHVGIDVNSIVSVTNVTWKTTIKNGSVANAWVSYNSTTHNLTVFLTYAKNPSFTGRECSLSYIVDLKNELPEKVRVGFSAATGDWVEIHNIKSWSFSSSLEINHGAKKVRLAAGLGTGFGLLTCGLGLFWFITWRKKTAKRDDDYDMSMDDEFDKGTGPRRFTYREISRATNNFAEGGKLGEGGFGGVYKGLLNESNTEVAVKRVSRTSKQGKKEYVAEVRIISRLRHRNLVQLIGWCHEQGEFLLVYEIMPNGSLDSYLFGMSYSLSWPVRFKIALGLASAVLYLHEEWEQCVVHRDIKSSNVMLDSNFNAKLGDFGLARLVDHELGSQTTVLAGTMGYLAPECVTTGKASKESDVYSFGVVALEISCGRKPVEAKAEPSKVRLVEWVWDLYGKGQILQAVDERLKMEYDEKEIECLMVVGLWCCHPDPTVRPSIRQVINVLTFEAPIPSLPSKLPVPMYFAPPLDMCRFSYTSSNFTGSSVKDRSQCSCSTCSTFNSSSAGSSKALLKLNKSVV; translated from the coding sequence ATGAACGACTTAAAATTCGAAGGTGATGCATTTCCATCATCGGGAGTTATCCAACTCACAAAGAATCAAGCTGATGGTCCCCTCACTAGTAGCACCGGTCGAGCCTCCTACGCCCTACCAGTGCGCCTTTGGGATGCCAGCACGGGGAGGCTCACTGACTTCACCactcatttttcttttgtcatgaATGCCTTAAATAATAAATACTTTGGTGATGGTATATCTTTCTTCATTGCACCATTTGAGTCACAGATCCCCTCCAATTCGAGTGGTGGGTTACTTGCACTAGTTAGCTATGATACTGCTTTTGATGCTTCCAGAAATAAATTTGTTGCTGTTGAGTTTGACAGTAATAACAATACATGGGATCCAATTGGTGATCATGTAGGAATTGATGTCAATTCCATTGTCTCGGTGACTAATGTCACATGGAAAACCACCATAAAAAATGGATCAGTAGCAAATGCATGGGTAAGTTATAACTCGACCACCCATAATTTGACTGTTTTTTTAACTTACGCCAAAAATCCTTCCTTCACCGGTAGAGAATGTAGCCTTTCATACATAGTTGATTTAAAGAATGAGTTGCCTGAGAAAGTTAGAGTTGGTTTCTCTGCCGCCACGGGTGATTGGGTCGAAATACACAACATTAAGTCCTGGTCATTCAGTTCAAGCTTGGAGATTAATCATGGGGCAAAAAAAGTGAGGTTGGCAGCTGGTCTAGGCACCGGTTTCGGTCTCTTGACTTGTGGACTAGGTCTGTTCTGGTTCATCACATGGAGAAAAAAAACTGCCAAGAGAGATGACGATTATGACATGTCTATGGATGATGAATTTGACAAAGGAACAGGGCCACGGAGGTTCACTTACCGCGAAATAAGCCGTGCAACAAACAACTTTGCCGAAGGAGGGAAACTTGGCGAGGGAGGCTTTGGAGGTGTCTACAAGGGTTTGTTAAATGAATCCAACACAGAAGTTGCTGTCAAGAGGGTGTCTAGAACATCAAAGCAGGGGAAAAAGGAGTACGTGGCAGAAGTGAGGATCATCAGTCGACTAAGGCACAGAAATTTGGTTCAACTAATTGGTTGGTGTCATGAACAAGGTGAGTTTCTTCTTGTGTATGAGATCATGCCAAATGGGAGTCTTGATTCCTATCTGTTTGGAATGAGCTACAGTCTAAGTTGGCCAGTGAGGTTCAAAATAGCACTCGGATTGGCATCAGCCGTTTTGTACCTTCATGAGGAATGGGAACAATGTGTGGTGCATAGAGATATCAAGTCAAGCAATGTGATGTTGGATTCAAATTTCAATGCCAAGCTTGGAGATTTTGGGCTTGCAAGGCTTGTAGACCATGAGTTGGGTTCACAAACAACTGTTTTGGCAGGCACAATGGGTTATCTAGCCCCCGAGTGTGTCACGACTGGTAAAGCCAGCAAAGAATCTGATGTCTACAGTTTTGGGGTAGTTGCCCTTGAAATCAGTTGTGGAAGAAAACCAGTTGAAGCCAAAGCAGAACCAAGCAAAGTGAGGCTTGTGGAGTGGGTTTGGGATCTCTATGGAAAAGGTCAAATACTTCAAGCAGTTGACGAGAGGTTGAAAATGGAATATGATGAGAAGGAAATCGAGTGCTTGATGGTGGTAGGGTTATGGTGTTGCCACCCTGATCCAACTGTCCGGCCTTCAATTAGGCAAGTGATCAATGTTCTCACTTTTGAAGCTCCTATACCAAGCCTCCCATCAAAGTTGCCTGTGCCAATGTACTTTGCTCCTCCATTGGACATGTGTAGATTCTCCTATACATCATCTAACTTCACAGGGTCATCGGTTAAGGATCGATCTCAGTGTTCTTGTAGTACTTGCTCTACATTCAATTCATCATCAGCAGGATCTTCAAAAGCTCTGTTGAAGCTGAATAAATCTGTTGTGTAG